A single region of the Pogoniulus pusillus isolate bPogPus1 chromosome Z, bPogPus1.pri, whole genome shotgun sequence genome encodes:
- the LOC135173447 gene encoding uncharacterized protein LOC135173447, producing the protein MLFEEQLTALGGENLINFLLRDDIPCPEVLEEENCPPEDCSVSEAAHLDEEMDDLIFSMLNPSEDELEALQEYLLAESDSSISEHQRLCYSPGSNFDGSCQSSEIVHIDHNYFCPMLESRSSDISEGDPSPELETRMDLEGTSMSAKHSSSFPIPDAMNAGPQLVPGSVAQAEEHLQKNMHQKHSAQGSHGSDISVDCVANKSLSEQLQEPQASGTQSTTETTAKASSMVLVLSLNLIVTSSLLSIQSEETQTEVTVLSQQISEFPDSTVLDVQEDTALELCFSDSEHPLMSISVTQSLDQGQTPTQQHCANEVLPLQSPASCGDTLTPCQAGTNRAVLTDN; encoded by the exons ATGTTATTCGAAGAGCAACtgactgccctgggaggtgagaACCTCATTAACTTCCTCCTGAGGGATGATATTCCCTGCCCTGAAGTCCTAGAGGAGGAGAACTGTCCCCCAGAAGACTGTAGTGTGTCAGAGGCTGCG CACCTGGATGAGGAGATGGATGACTTAATTTTCTCTATGCTGAACCCTTCGGAAGATGAGCTAGAAGCACTGCAGGAATATTTGCTTGCTGAAAGTGACAGCAGCATTTCTGAACATCAGCGTCTGTGCTACAGCCCTGGCAGCAACTTTGACGGCAGCTGTCAGAGTTCAGAAATTGTGCATATTGATCACAACTATTTCTGCCCtatgctggagagcaggagctctGACATATCAGAAGGAGATCCTTCCCCTGAGCTTG AGACAAGGATGGATTTGGAAGGCACAAGTATGTCAGCAAAACACAGTTCCAGTTTCCCAATTCCTGATGCTATGAATGCTGGACCCCAGcttgtgcctggaagtgttgcacAG gctgaagagcatcTTCAGAAGAATATGCATCAGAAACACTCAGCCCAAGGTAGTCATGGCAGTGATATCAGCGTGGACTGCGTGGCAAACAA gtcattgtcagagcagctgcaggaaccaCAGGCCTCAGGAACACAGTCCACCACTGAAACTACAGCAAAAGCCAGCAGCATG GTCCTGGTTCTGTCCCTCAACCTTATTGTtacctccagcctcctctctaTTCAGAGTGAAGAGACACAGACAGAGGTCACAG TGTTATCACAGCAGATCTCTGAGTTCCCAGACAGCACGGTACTTGATGTGCAAGAGGACACTGCgctggagttgtgcttctcAGATTCTGAGCACCCCTTGATGTCCATAAGTGTTACTCAGTCACTGGATCAGGGGCAGACCCCtacccagcagcactgtgccaaTGAGGTGTTACCACTACAATCTCCTGCCTCTTGTGGTGATACCCTCACACCCTGCCAAGCAGGGACAAACAGAGCAGTATTAACAGATAATTAG